The proteins below come from a single Eucalyptus grandis isolate ANBG69807.140 chromosome 3, ASM1654582v1, whole genome shotgun sequence genomic window:
- the LOC120291699 gene encoding disease resistance protein RPV1-like, which translates to MSHSGSISMESLGLSDGKNLALSKARILDNVVCWGDEQLNGNAYEVFLSFRGKDTRKGFTNYLYSSLVDAGIHVFKDNNELRVGEEIGAELLCSITQSTISIPIISENYVSSKWCLRELVHMLKCKRSKGQIVLPIFYKMEPSQVRHPTGRLREAIEAHKKNTEEIIVKEWEEALKEVSSLKGWESEKIDNGHEGALVKIVVRKVMAELKRLFLLNVPKQLVGIDDHVEQIMSRIDAKFNGTRIIGIYGMGGIGKTTLAKVLYNKLSSHFENRSFVANIRETSQCKGTEFLQKLLISDIVGSSIDVSNIDEGVDIIKCQFASKKVLILLDDVDDRTHLNALIKDGNWFELGSIVIITTRSKRILDEARASYMYQLNELSFDQSLILFSRHAFRNDFPHSYYEAISSEIVSTTGGLPLFLEVVGSFLCGKKEEVWKDTLKKLKKVPDKTVQEKLKISYEALDDEEQQIFLDIACFFIGSRKQNPTYMWDACSFLPGRGIEVLSLMSLIKIDKEGELMMHDQLRDLGREIVRLENPRKPQRRSRLWNSEEALDVIDRNRGTRKIEALSLGKYGMGRTYAAKQLKKMTNLRFLQADGVDFIGDFQSLLPKLRWLQWKGCPSNFAADNFHPKKLAVLDLSNSAISEDWGGWDSLKNAIELKILNLTDCDFLKRTPDLSTFKRLEILTLACCWNLEVLHPSVGNLASLIELYLARTLITELPESIGNLQNLRILCIYGTGIMELPHAIGMLKNLEKLEVWDCKNLERLPSNICELISLKELFLDRCEKLRELPKLPSGLTYLSITRQGRSLPHLSQLTRLKMLALRDCHRLECVPELPIGLSELYIVGCEKLKALTNLSDLKHLRRFSLYECPSLEGSLDVLNFRRTQMGELGLKEIDFPPWGLEFSCEQT; encoded by the exons ATGTCTCACAGCGGTTCGATTAGCATGGAGAGTCTTGGACTGTCAGATGGCAAGAACTTAGCATTGTCCAAAGCACGGATATTAGATAATGTTGTGTGTTG GGGAGATGAACAGCTGAACGGGAATGCTTACgaagtgttcttgagttttagagggaaAGACACTCGTAAAGGTTTCACCAATTATCTCTATTCTAGTCTTGTTGATGCAGGAATTCACGTGTTCAAAGACAACAATGAACTCCGTGTTGGTGAGGAGATTGGTGCGGAGCTTCTCTGCAGCATTACACAGTCCACGATCTCTATCCCGATTATCTCTGAGAACTACGTTtccagcaaatggtgccttcgtGAGCTGGTTCATATGTTAAAGTGCAAGAGGAGTAAAGGGCAAATAgtgttgcccatattttacaaaatgGAACCCTCACAAGTGCGACATCCTACAGGGAGATTGAGAGAAGCTATCGAGGCACATAAAAAGAATACGGAGGAAATTATTGTGAAGGAATGGGAAGAAGCACTCAAAGAAGTCAGCTCTTTGAAAGGATGGGAATCGGAGAAAATTGATAACGG GCATGAAGGAGCATTGGTTAAAATTGTTGTTAGAAAAGTTATGGCCGAGTTAAAAAgactttttttgttaaatgttCCCAAGCAGTTGGTGGGAATCGATGATCATGTGGAACAAATTATGAGTAGGATAGATGCAAAATTCAATGGTACAAGgattattggaatttatggaatgggcggcattggtaagacaactcttgcaaAGGTGTTATACAACAAACTCTCTAGTCATTTTGAAAACCGTAGCTTTGTGGCAAATATTCGAGAAACATCTCAGTGCAAGGGCACGGAATTTCTACAAAAGCTGCTCATTTCTGACATAGTAGGAAGTTCAATTGATGTGTCTAATATCGATGAAGGAGTCGATATCATCAAATGTCAATTTGCAAGTAAGAAAGTCTTAATTCTTCTGGATGATGTGGATGATCGTACTCACTTGAATGCTTTGATTAAGGATGGTAATTGGTTTGAACTGGGAagtatagtcatcatcacaactAGAAGCAAAAGGATTCTCGATGAGGCTAGGGCAAGCTACATGTACCAACTCAACGAGTTGTCTTTTgatcaatcattgattttatttagtagacatgcatttcgaaACGATTTTCCTCATAGTTATTATGAGGCTATCTCTTCTGAAATCGTATCTACTACCGGGGGGCTTCCATTATTTCTTGAAGTTGTAGGTTCATTCTtatgtggaaagaaagaagaagtatGGAAAGAtacattaaagaaattaaagaaagtgcCTGATAAGACAGTGCAAGAGAAGTTGAAAATAAGTTACGAAGCACTAGATGACGAGGagcaacaaatatttttggatattgcatgctttttcaTTGGATCACGTAAACAAAATCCAACTTACATGTGGGACGCCTGTAGTTTTCTCCCAGGGAGGGGGATTGAAGTGTTAAGTCTTATGTCCCTAATTAAGATTGACAAAGAGGGTGAGCtaatgatgcatgatcaactgagagatcttggaagggaaattgttcgtTTGGAAAATCCAAGGAAGCCTCAAAGACGTAGTAGATTATGGAATTCTGAGGAAGCTCTAGATGTAATTGACAGAAACAGG GGTACTAGAAAGATAGAGGCCCTTTCTCTTGGCAAATATGGTATGGGAAGAACATATGCAGCCAAACAACTTAAAAAAATGACTAACTTGAGGTTCCTCCAAGCGGATGGTGTCGATTTCATCGGAGATTTCCAAAGCTTACTTCCTAAATTAAGATGGCTTCAGTGGAAGGGCTGTCCATCGAATTTCGCTGCGGACAACTTTCACCCGAAAAAACTAGCTGTACTCGATCTATCAAATAGTGCCATTTCGGAGGACTGGGGAGGATGGGATTCACTCAAG AATGCAATTGAGCTCAAAATTCTCAACCTTACGGATTGTGACTTTTTGAAAAGAACTCCTGACTTGTCCACTTTCAAAAGGTTGGAGATTTTGACTCTTGCATGTTGTTGGAATCTGGAAGTGCTTCATCCTTCTGTTGGAAATTTGGCATCATTGATCGAGCTGTACTTAGCAAGGACATTGATTACAGAATTACCTGAAAGCATTGGGAATTTGCAAAATCTAAGGATCTTGTGTATTTATGGAACTGGCATAATGGAATTGCCTCATGCCATTGGAATGTTGAAAAATCTAGAAAAGTTGGAAGTTTGGGATTGCAAAAACCTGGAGCGACTACCTAGTAATATATGCGAATTGATTTCGCTAAAGGAGCTCTTCCTTGACAGGTGTGAAAAGCTTCGTGAATTACCAAAACTACCCTCTGGCTTAACATATCTAAGTATTACGCGCCAGGGGCGGTCTTTGCCGCATCTTTCCCAGCTAACCCGTCTCAAGATGCTCGCTCTTCGTGATTGCCATCGGCTTGAGTGTGTCCCAGAGCTTCCCATTGGACTATCGGAGCTTTATATTGTAGGCTGCGAAAAATTGAAAGCCTTGACAAATTTGTCAGACTTGAAACACTTGCGCCGTTTTAGTTTATATGAATGCCCATCTCTTGAAGGATCGCTCGACGTGTTGAATTTTAGGCGTACGCAGATGGGAGAACTTGGCTTGAAAGAGATCGACTTCCCTCCGTGGGGCTTAGAATTCTCCTGTGAGCAGACCTGA